In one window of Nocardiopsis aegyptia DNA:
- a CDS encoding MerR family transcriptional regulator gives MLIGDVARLSGVSSRMLRHYDALGLVRPTGRTAGGYRQYSAEDVRRIFHVESLRSLGLSLKQIGRALEDPAFTPSDLVGDLIKRTEERLARERELLERLRAIDASTPTGWQDVLRIVQLMRELDAPSAARRQQAVLARSDDVSASAELLAGAVLTESDPHVAGALRWALARSGGGVAELVAGAHSEDVDVRRRAVLAIAGMPDAPGAAAALTDALQDGDATVRRHATLALGRLGVAVAVPGLVAMVVEGSNDVEAAEVLGTLSQDPAHADRITAALVDELAAPTADSATRIRLTQALVELTGTTGLEVMRRLAHDDDHAVALVASALAGVLEGRTPGARAEADERRGRRPAGGPGR, from the coding sequence TTGCTGATCGGCGATGTGGCCCGTCTCTCCGGGGTGAGCAGCCGGATGCTCCGCCACTACGACGCACTCGGGCTGGTCCGGCCGACGGGCCGCACCGCCGGCGGCTACCGCCAGTACTCAGCGGAGGACGTCCGCAGGATCTTCCATGTGGAGAGCCTGCGGTCCCTCGGGCTCTCGCTCAAGCAGATCGGTCGGGCTCTGGAGGACCCGGCCTTCACCCCGTCCGACCTGGTCGGCGACCTCATCAAGCGGACCGAGGAGCGCCTGGCCAGGGAACGTGAACTACTCGAACGGCTCCGCGCGATCGACGCGTCGACGCCCACCGGCTGGCAGGACGTCCTGCGCATCGTCCAACTCATGCGGGAACTCGACGCGCCCAGTGCCGCACGCAGACAGCAGGCGGTCCTGGCCCGGTCGGACGACGTGTCCGCTTCCGCCGAGCTGCTGGCCGGGGCGGTCCTGACCGAATCCGACCCCCATGTCGCCGGTGCCCTGCGCTGGGCCCTCGCCCGCTCGGGCGGCGGCGTGGCCGAGCTGGTCGCGGGCGCGCACTCGGAGGACGTCGACGTCCGCCGGCGCGCGGTGCTGGCGATCGCCGGGATGCCCGACGCCCCGGGGGCGGCCGCGGCGCTCACGGACGCCCTGCAGGACGGGGACGCGACGGTGCGCCGACACGCGACCCTGGCCCTGGGCAGGTTGGGCGTGGCCGTGGCGGTGCCCGGACTCGTCGCCATGGTGGTCGAGGGCTCCAACGACGTCGAGGCCGCGGAGGTTCTGGGAACACTGTCCCAGGACCCCGCACACGCGGACCGGATCACGGCCGCGCTGGTCGACGAACTCGCCGCGCCCACCGCGGACTCCGCGACGAGGATCCGCCTCACCCAGGCGCTGGTCGAGCTCACGGGAACCACCGGACTGGAGGTCATGCGCCGGCTGGCCCACGACGACGACCACGCCGTCGCCCTCGTCGCCTCGGCCCTCGCCGGCGTTCTCGAAGGACGGACGCCCGGAGCCAGAGCCGAGGCCGACGAACGGCGAGGTCGACGTCCCGCGGGCGGGCCGGGGCGGTGA
- a CDS encoding HEAT repeat domain-containing protein has product MNTTPQNTRAARALSAEDTSVRLQAALAVGSNPDPGLLETLIDRCAVEPDFFVRDMLSWALIRLPTEVTLPRIRRELGSESTQARSQALHLLSKIGDRSTWAWITRDMLHDADDQVARTAWRVAAMLVPEGEKEDLAGELVKQLGRGDRGAQLSLSRALVDLGDVIEPALAEAAERADPAVAAHARATEMLRQDPEAGFDAAIEEAERVNTLGPERAAAAAAAVAAAAVDTEPSESDGSSEAAEPSQTDGSSEAARC; this is encoded by the coding sequence ATGAACACGACCCCGCAGAACACCCGCGCGGCCAGAGCCCTGTCCGCCGAGGACACGTCGGTCCGGCTCCAGGCGGCCCTGGCGGTCGGCTCGAACCCGGACCCCGGGCTCCTGGAGACGCTCATCGACCGGTGCGCGGTCGAGCCCGACTTCTTCGTCCGGGACATGCTGTCCTGGGCGCTGATCCGCCTCCCGACGGAGGTCACTCTGCCCAGGATCCGACGGGAGCTCGGCTCCGAGAGCACCCAGGCCCGCAGCCAGGCCCTGCACCTGCTCTCCAAGATCGGCGACAGGAGCACATGGGCCTGGATCACCCGGGACATGCTGCACGACGCCGACGACCAGGTCGCGCGGACCGCGTGGCGCGTCGCGGCCATGCTCGTGCCCGAGGGCGAGAAGGAGGACCTGGCCGGTGAACTGGTCAAGCAGCTCGGCCGGGGCGACCGCGGCGCGCAGCTGAGTCTGAGCCGGGCGCTCGTCGACCTCGGCGACGTCATCGAACCCGCGTTGGCGGAGGCCGCGGAGCGGGCCGACCCGGCGGTGGCCGCGCACGCCCGTGCCACCGAGATGCTCCGGCAGGACCCGGAGGCCGGTTTCGACGCGGCCATCGAGGAGGCGGAGCGCGTGAACACGCTCGGTCCGGAACGAGCCGCCGCCGCTGCCGCCGCCGTGGCGGCCGCGGCCGTCGACACCGAGCCCTCGGAGTCGGACGGGTCGTCGGAGGCGGCCGAGCCGTCGCAGACGGACGGGTCGTCGGAGGCCGCACGTTGCTGA
- a CDS encoding aspartate aminotransferase family protein: MAELSPALKQATPVVAARGEGVHIYDEDGRRYLDFTAGIGVTSTGHCHPRVVAAAQEQVATLIHGQYTTVMHRPLLRLTERLGEVLPEGVDRLFYVNSGSEAVEAALRLARQATGRQNAVVFQGSFHGRTMGAASLTTSGVKIRAGIGPLVPGVVVSPFPYAYRLGLSEAEAVEYALKELDYQFATVTSPKDTAAVFIEPVLGEGGYVPVPDAFLQGLRERADQHGFLLVMDEVQTGFGRTGTFWGHEPSGVRPDIVITAKGLASGFPLSAIAAPNAIMEKAWPGSQGGTYGGNAVSCAAALATLDVIQEEGLVENAARQGDRLRQGLEKVAGANPVIGDVRGKGLMLGNEFTAADGSPDGATALRAQQAAAENGLLLLTCGPAGNVVRMIPPLVVTGDQVDTAVSLWAASVEEATA; the protein is encoded by the coding sequence ATGGCGGAGCTCTCCCCGGCCCTGAAGCAGGCGACCCCGGTGGTGGCCGCACGGGGCGAGGGTGTCCACATCTACGACGAGGACGGTCGCCGCTATCTCGACTTCACCGCCGGCATCGGCGTCACCAGCACCGGGCACTGCCACCCCAGGGTCGTGGCCGCCGCCCAGGAGCAGGTGGCCACGCTGATCCACGGCCAGTACACCACCGTGATGCACCGGCCCCTGCTGCGACTCACCGAGCGCCTGGGCGAGGTCCTGCCCGAGGGCGTCGACCGGCTGTTCTACGTGAACTCCGGCAGCGAGGCCGTCGAGGCGGCCCTGCGCCTGGCCCGCCAGGCCACCGGGCGGCAGAACGCGGTGGTGTTCCAGGGGTCCTTCCACGGGCGCACCATGGGCGCCGCGTCCCTGACCACCTCCGGCGTCAAGATCCGCGCGGGGATCGGTCCGCTCGTCCCCGGCGTGGTGGTCTCCCCCTTCCCGTACGCCTACCGGCTGGGCCTGTCCGAGGCCGAGGCCGTCGAGTACGCGCTCAAGGAGCTGGACTACCAGTTCGCCACCGTGACTTCCCCGAAGGACACCGCCGCCGTGTTCATCGAGCCGGTGCTCGGCGAGGGCGGCTACGTCCCGGTACCGGACGCCTTCCTCCAGGGGCTGCGCGAGCGCGCGGACCAGCACGGCTTCCTCCTCGTCATGGACGAGGTGCAGACGGGCTTCGGCCGGACGGGCACGTTCTGGGGCCACGAGCCCTCGGGCGTCCGCCCGGACATCGTCATCACCGCCAAGGGCCTCGCCAGCGGGTTCCCCCTCTCGGCGATCGCCGCCCCGAACGCGATCATGGAGAAGGCCTGGCCGGGCTCCCAGGGCGGGACCTACGGCGGCAACGCGGTCTCCTGCGCGGCCGCCCTGGCCACCCTGGACGTCATCCAGGAGGAGGGCCTGGTGGAGAACGCGGCCCGCCAGGGCGACCGGCTGCGCCAGGGCCTGGAGAAGGTCGCGGGCGCCAACCCGGTCATCGGCGACGTGCGGGGCAAGGGCCTGATGCTGGGCAACGAGTTCACCGCCGCCGACGGCTCGCCCGACGGCGCCACGGCACTGCGCGCCCAGCAGGCCGCCGCCGAGAACGGCCTGCTGCTGCTCACCTGCGGCCCGGCGGGCAACGTGGTCCGGATGATCCCGCCGCTGGTCGTCACCGGCGACCAGGTGGACACCGCCGTCTCCCTGTGGGCCGCCTCCGTGGAGGAGGCCACCGCCTGA
- a CDS encoding nitrite reductase, whose amino-acid sequence MDAPSAGPGTPRTRRDRCPGALRPWPADDGLLVRLRLVGGRLSARALRDVAAVAAEFGDGRVRVTGRANIQLRALPGNDGRLSPDALRAVEGTGLLPSPAHELVRNIMASPCTGRTGGRADLRALAAELDGLLCADPRRAELPGRFLFVLDDGRGDLLDRSCDLGFVALDARNGQLRVGDGWGPVVPLDEAPSATVRLADEFLARRGDGPSAAWHVAELAAPLTDPVAPDPLLPNPAPPLPYGPLTGGGRHVPVPEEGLDRFAAEALAEEALATGGRGSGELVVTPWRGVLVPGEAQ is encoded by the coding sequence CTGGATGCCCCATCCGCCGGTCCGGGTACCCCGCGTACCCGGCGCGACCGCTGCCCCGGCGCCCTGCGCCCGTGGCCCGCCGACGACGGGCTCCTCGTCCGGCTCCGCCTCGTCGGCGGCCGGCTGTCCGCCCGCGCGCTGCGCGACGTCGCGGCCGTGGCCGCCGAATTCGGCGACGGCCGGGTCCGGGTGACCGGGCGGGCCAACATCCAGCTGCGTGCCCTGCCCGGGAACGACGGGCGGCTGTCCCCGGACGCGCTCCGCGCGGTGGAGGGCACCGGGCTGCTGCCCTCGCCCGCCCATGAGCTGGTGCGCAACATCATGGCCTCCCCGTGTACCGGTCGTACCGGCGGACGCGCCGACCTCCGAGCGCTCGCCGCCGAACTGGACGGGCTGCTGTGCGCCGATCCGCGCCGTGCCGAGCTGCCGGGCCGGTTCCTCTTCGTCCTGGACGACGGGCGCGGTGATCTGCTCGACCGTTCCTGTGACCTGGGCTTCGTCGCCCTCGACGCACGAAACGGGCAGCTGAGGGTCGGGGACGGCTGGGGCCCGGTCGTGCCGCTCGACGAGGCGCCCTCCGCGACCGTGCGGCTCGCCGACGAGTTCCTGGCACGGCGCGGCGACGGCCCCTCGGCCGCGTGGCACGTCGCCGAACTCGCGGCGCCGCTGACCGATCCGGTCGCCCCGGACCCGCTCCTGCCGAACCCCGCGCCGCCGCTGCCGTACGGCCCGCTGACCGGTGGCGGTCGCCATGTGCCGGTGCCCGAGGAGGGTCTGGACCGGTTCGCCGCCGAGGCGCTCGCGGAGGAGGCACTCGCCACCGGAGGGCGTGGGAGCGGCGAACTCGTCGTCACGCCGTGGCGCGGCGTCCTCGTCCCCGGGGAGGCGCAGTGA
- a CDS encoding peptidoglycan recognition protein family protein, with protein sequence MPEPDKLQWRSDFGWSPYSPASSANPRSGLVIHYDSTDQGLADKSHAACVSYWKRTRAFHTGPSRGWADIGYSWGCCAHGYVMEGRGLFRTQAAQPGGNSTYYSCTLATGPNDAITSAQVNAVRQLREWLMEPQSSISGTVKGHRDFVSTSCPGEKAYDMVRDGTFRRAAKWGDDAPDEDERPAPDPDPPRPPVPGTDAPPFPLPSGHAFGPRTGPDWQVSGYYSHREDLRRWQRRMRDRGWVITPDGLYGDQTEGVTRAFQREKRLTVDGLIGGRTWSAAWTAPIT encoded by the coding sequence ATGCCCGAACCCGACAAGCTTCAGTGGCGAAGCGACTTCGGATGGTCACCGTACTCACCCGCTTCGTCGGCCAACCCCCGCTCCGGGCTGGTCATCCACTACGACAGCACCGACCAGGGCCTCGCCGACAAGTCGCACGCGGCGTGCGTCTCGTACTGGAAGAGGACGCGCGCCTTCCACACCGGCCCGAGTCGGGGATGGGCGGATATCGGATATTCGTGGGGATGTTGTGCCCACGGGTACGTGATGGAGGGCCGTGGGTTGTTCCGCACCCAGGCCGCCCAGCCGGGTGGGAACTCGACCTACTACTCGTGCACGCTGGCGACCGGGCCGAACGACGCGATCACCTCCGCGCAGGTCAACGCCGTCCGACAGCTGCGGGAATGGCTCATGGAACCGCAGTCGTCGATCTCCGGCACGGTCAAGGGGCACCGCGACTTCGTGTCGACCTCCTGCCCCGGCGAGAAGGCCTACGACATGGTGCGGGACGGCACCTTCCGCAGAGCGGCGAAATGGGGTGACGACGCCCCCGACGAGGATGAGCGCCCGGCGCCCGATCCGGATCCGCCGCGTCCGCCCGTGCCAGGGACGGACGCGCCACCGTTCCCACTGCCGAGCGGCCATGCCTTCGGGCCGAGGACCGGACCTGACTGGCAGGTCAGCGGCTACTACTCGCATCGCGAGGACCTGCGCCGGTGGCAGCGGAGAATGCGCGACCGGGGCTGGGTCATCACCCCCGACGGCCTGTACGGCGACCAGACCGAGGGGGTCACGAGGGCCTTCCAGAGAGAAAAGCGCCTGACGGTCGACGGGCTGATCGGCGGACGGACCTGGTCGGCCGCGTGGACCGCGCCCATCACCTGA